The Zalophus californianus isolate mZalCal1 chromosome 8, mZalCal1.pri.v2, whole genome shotgun sequence genome has a segment encoding these proteins:
- the LOC118357286 gene encoding translation initiation factor IF-2-like, protein MTYTLLYLESYLALSEETQSPNAGSEDRKGQNPNPSSRCTEARASPKGRARGRPRGPALRCLLLAPSPARALGRSAEVAWKGTRTAGPSQGVPGPGPHSPPASPTIATLAPGNPSAYTPGGRKFFPPFSPWSSAGARAPACSLASPDAGGSYRRRRGRRGSRAQRSGFSGPAPKPGPAPRSRQDPGSPAPHPWRPSLALTSGCAAPAPARRPESRGSRVGAGGLMDRGRRRRVAVAGAAPVLAGRNGSRSTSSRSCSPPSPPFPSPPPPPPPPPGSPGRMPGRGKSVLLPVSLCGYARRGSHRGGGGGGGSGSIAPALSPQPRRAAGLGLLRARAPGGGCAQARQPPGLRAGAAEPGPGLELQLDPRRRGRRRRRGGWRGRGAGTMLPSGSLRSGYRLL, encoded by the coding sequence ATGACTTACACGCTCCTCTACCTCGAAAGTTACTTGGCATTGAGTGAAGAGACCCAGTCCCCAAATGCGGGGTCTGAGGACAGGAAGGGGCAAAACCCCAACCCCTCTTCCCGCTGCACAGAGGCGCGCGCCTCCCCAAAGGGCAGGGCGCGCGGCCGCCCCCGGGGTCCAGCCCTTCGGTGCCTCCTCCTGGCCCCCAGTCCGGCGCGGGCCCTGGGCCGCTCCGCGGAGGTGGCCTGGAAAGGAACGCGCACTGCCGGGCCCAGCCAGGGGGTGCCGGGGCCGGGGCCACACTCGCCTCCAGCATCCCCGACCATCGCGACATTGGCTCCGGGCAACCCCAGTGCATACACACCCGGGGGCAGGaagtttttcccccctttttcccCCTGGAGTAGCGCAGGCGCAAGGGCTCCTGCATGCAGCCTTGCGAGTCCAGACGCGGGAGGCTCCtaccgccgccgccgcggccgccgcgggAGCCGAGCCCAGCGTTCCGGGTTCTCGGGCCCCGCTCCCaagcccggcccggccccgcgcAGCCGCCAGGACCCGGGGTCCCCGGCGCCGCATCCTTGGCGCCCCAGCCTGGCTCTTACCTCTGGCTGCGCCGCTCCGGCCCCGGCCCGACGCCCAGAGAGCCGGGGGTCGCGGGTGGGCGCTGGAGGGCTGATGGATAGGGGACGGCGCCGGCGGGTAGCGGTAGCTGGGGCCGCTCCGGTCCTGGCCGGGAGAAACGGATCCAGGTCCACCTCCTCGCGTTCCTGCTCTCCGCCTTctcccccctttccttctcctcctcctcctccgccgccgcctcccggcAGCCCAGGGAGGATGCCCGGGAGAGGGAAGTCAGTCCTTCTGCCTGTCAGCCTGTGCGGCTACGCGCGGCGCGGCTCTCaccgaggcggcggcggcggcggcggctccggcAGCATCGCCCCCGCCCTCTCCCCGCAGCCGCGGCGGGCCGCGGGGCTGGGGCTGCTCCGGGCTCGGGCTCCGGGCGGGGGCTGCGCTCAGGCGCGGCAGCCGCCGGGGCTGCGGGCGGGCGCTGCGGAGCCGGGGCCGGGGCTGGAGCTGCAGCTAGATCCGCGGCGGCGgggacggcggcggcggcgcgggggcTGGCGCGGCCGCGGCGCGGGGACCATGCTCCCTTCTGGCTCGCTCCGCTCCGGGTACCGTCTTCTTTAG